One part of the Tenacibaculum sp. 190130A14a genome encodes these proteins:
- a CDS encoding YgiQ family radical SAM protein has product MRIRRLSDWLPTTNKEVKLRGWDELDVILFSGDAYVDHPAFGPAVIGRILESYGLRVAIVPQPSVNDNLQDFTKLGTPRLFFGVTAGCMDSMVSNYTASKRRRDKDAYTPNGDKGFRPDYATTVYTKILKEKFPDVPVLIGGIEASLRRVTHYDYWSDKLMPSILETSGADMLVYGMGEQPLREVVELLQKGVPFSSLKTIKQTAVLLEEGEKVPKNKNWQDVEISSHEVCLRDKKAYASNFKVIEQESNKLYARRIFQGVGDKKLMINPPYPTMTEKEIDGSFDLPYTRMPHPKYNKRGAIPAYEMIKFSVNIHRGCFGGCSFCTISAHQGKFIASRSQESVLKEVDELTKMDDFKGYLSDIGGPSANMYQMKGKVQAICDKCVAPSCISPVICSNLDTSHKPLTELYQAVDKHPKIKKSFIGSGIRHDMLVPEFNKNADPKELDAYTEEVMTKHVSGRLKVAPEHTSDPVLKLMRKPSFTYFHKFKERFDKINKRKKLNLQLIPYFISSHPACEPEDMANLAAETKDMGFQLEQVQDFTPTPMTVATVIYYSGYHPYTLKEVNTPKTKKEKLDQHKFFFWYKKENRKWIKDTLTKVGRSDLLQKLLPPDNSWRKNKPGKTKNTFNDAVTYKEKPSRRKNKGFKKKRR; this is encoded by the coding sequence ATGAGAATTAGACGACTTTCAGATTGGTTACCTACGACAAACAAGGAGGTGAAGTTAAGAGGATGGGATGAATTAGATGTAATCCTATTCAGTGGAGATGCATATGTAGATCATCCAGCATTTGGTCCTGCAGTAATTGGACGTATATTAGAGAGTTATGGTTTGCGCGTAGCAATTGTACCGCAACCAAGTGTGAACGATAATTTGCAAGATTTTACCAAGTTAGGAACTCCACGTTTATTTTTTGGAGTTACAGCAGGTTGTATGGACTCCATGGTAAGTAACTATACTGCAAGTAAACGTCGAAGAGATAAAGACGCATATACTCCAAATGGAGATAAAGGTTTTAGACCAGATTACGCGACTACTGTATACACGAAGATTTTAAAAGAAAAATTCCCTGATGTTCCTGTATTAATTGGAGGAATCGAGGCTTCGTTACGTCGTGTAACACATTACGATTATTGGTCGGATAAATTGATGCCTTCAATTTTAGAAACTTCCGGAGCCGATATGTTGGTTTACGGAATGGGAGAACAGCCGTTACGTGAAGTTGTGGAACTTTTACAAAAAGGAGTTCCGTTTTCTAGTTTAAAAACCATCAAACAAACAGCTGTTTTATTAGAAGAAGGAGAGAAGGTACCTAAGAATAAGAATTGGCAAGATGTTGAGATTTCTTCTCATGAAGTTTGTTTAAGAGATAAGAAGGCGTATGCTTCTAACTTTAAAGTAATAGAGCAAGAGTCTAATAAATTATATGCTCGAAGAATTTTTCAAGGTGTAGGAGATAAGAAGTTAATGATCAATCCACCATATCCAACTATGACAGAAAAGGAGATTGATGGTTCTTTTGATTTGCCCTACACAAGAATGCCGCATCCAAAGTATAATAAGAGAGGAGCCATTCCTGCTTATGAAATGATTAAGTTCTCGGTAAATATTCACAGAGGATGTTTTGGTGGATGTAGTTTTTGTACAATTTCAGCGCATCAAGGAAAGTTTATAGCAAGTAGAAGTCAGGAATCTGTTTTAAAGGAGGTGGATGAATTGACAAAGATGGATGATTTTAAAGGGTATCTATCTGATATTGGAGGACCATCAGCAAATATGTATCAAATGAAAGGAAAGGTACAGGCTATTTGCGACAAGTGTGTTGCACCCTCTTGTATTTCTCCTGTGATATGTAGTAATTTAGATACTTCGCATAAGCCATTAACAGAGTTATATCAGGCAGTTGATAAACATCCGAAGATTAAAAAATCATTTATCGGTAGTGGAATTCGGCATGATATGTTAGTGCCAGAATTCAATAAAAATGCGGACCCTAAAGAATTAGATGCATATACTGAAGAGGTAATGACAAAGCACGTTTCTGGTCGTTTAAAGGTAGCTCCAGAGCATACTTCAGATCCTGTGCTAAAATTAATGCGTAAACCATCGTTTACATATTTTCATAAGTTTAAGGAGCGTTTTGATAAGATTAATAAGCGTAAGAAGTTAAATCTTCAGTTAATACCATACTTTATTTCTAGTCATCCTGCTTGTGAGCCAGAGGATATGGCAAATTTAGCTGCAGAAACAAAGGATATGGGGTTCCAGTTAGAGCAGGTACAAGATTTTACGCCGACACCAATGACAGTTGCTACTGTAATTTACTATAGTGGTTATCATCCATATACGTTAAAAGAAGTAAATACTCCAAAAACGAAAAAAGAGAAGTTAGATCAACATAAATTCTTCTTTTGGTATAAGAAAGAAAATAGAAAGTGGATTAAAGACACCCTTACAAAGGTTGGACGTAGTGATTTATTACAAAAGCTATTGCCGCCAGATAATTCTTGGAGAAAGAATAAGCCAGGAAAAACAAAGAATACTTTTAACGATGCAGTTACCTATAAAGAGAAACCATCGAGAAGAAAGAATAAAGGTTTTAAGAAAAAAAGACGATAA
- a CDS encoding peptidase M61, giving the protein MKKLILGMATLAFIASCSSTKNLNNSTSLIETTIDLENVIDDKVTVEVNPQKIKQATITYQIPAIVPGTYKMSNYGQFISNFKAFDYKGNELVVKKLDTNSWQIENASQMDKLSYQVDDTFDSEVKHGIYVMAGTNIEEGKNFILNLPGFIGYFKGKKESPYSIKVQHPENLIETTSLINKNKNNANKTEDVFHAARYDEISDSPIMYAPANTISFNVDGIDVSLVIYSPNGVHKAEDFKAPLQKMMQAQSNFLKGFDTTKEYNILVYLFDDKTYKFDIYGALEHNTSTTVVYPESLPKEQLVDNMINHVVSHEFFHIVTPLSVHSEEIHNFNFNQPNMSKHLWMYEGITEYFAHLFQVNQGLISEQEFINNMNGKIATSKRFKDDMSFTEMSKNILDEKYAPNYSNVYMKGALIGMCIDIILREESNGTYGLRNLMKDLSNKYGKNKPFKDDEIIDEIIKMTNPKVGEFFATHVQGATPIAYSKYFNKVGVKNQTTTENSTYFIDKKGRPFISVNKDKKIFFTKKTNSGLTNLGVKAGDILESVNGEKVSLENIRPIIGKTMQWKTGDTISLEVTRDGKILKLGGNYVQPTSEATSLTIDNAANETQNKLRNSWLKS; this is encoded by the coding sequence ATGAAAAAATTAATATTAGGAATGGCTACATTGGCCTTCATTGCCAGTTGTTCATCTACTAAAAACTTAAACAACAGTACTTCATTAATAGAGACGACTATTGATTTAGAAAACGTAATAGACGATAAAGTTACCGTCGAAGTCAATCCACAAAAAATAAAACAAGCAACCATTACTTATCAAATTCCTGCAATTGTTCCAGGAACTTATAAAATGAGTAATTATGGACAATTCATTTCTAATTTTAAAGCTTTTGATTATAAAGGGAATGAATTAGTTGTAAAAAAGCTTGACACAAATTCTTGGCAAATAGAAAATGCTTCTCAAATGGACAAACTATCTTACCAAGTAGATGATACTTTTGACTCTGAAGTTAAACATGGTATTTATGTTATGGCAGGTACAAATATTGAAGAGGGTAAAAACTTTATTTTGAACCTACCTGGATTTATTGGGTATTTTAAAGGTAAAAAAGAATCTCCATACAGTATTAAAGTACAGCACCCTGAAAACTTAATTGAAACTACTTCATTAATTAATAAAAACAAGAATAATGCTAACAAAACAGAAGATGTTTTCCATGCAGCACGTTATGATGAAATTTCTGATAGCCCAATTATGTATGCTCCTGCAAACACAATTAGTTTTAATGTAGATGGAATTGATGTTTCTTTAGTTATTTATTCTCCAAACGGAGTTCATAAAGCCGAGGATTTTAAGGCACCATTACAAAAAATGATGCAAGCACAATCTAACTTCTTAAAAGGATTTGATACCACAAAAGAGTACAACATTTTAGTATATCTGTTTGATGATAAAACCTATAAGTTTGACATCTATGGAGCTTTAGAACACAATACCTCAACAACGGTAGTATACCCAGAGTCTTTACCAAAAGAGCAATTAGTAGATAATATGATCAATCATGTTGTTTCTCATGAATTCTTTCACATTGTAACTCCTCTTTCAGTTCATTCAGAAGAGATCCATAATTTCAATTTCAATCAACCAAATATGTCCAAACATTTATGGATGTATGAAGGAATTACAGAATATTTTGCACACTTATTCCAGGTAAATCAAGGATTAATTTCAGAGCAGGAATTCATTAATAATATGAATGGTAAAATTGCAACCTCTAAACGTTTTAAAGATGATATGTCTTTTACTGAAATGAGTAAAAACATCTTAGATGAGAAATATGCTCCTAACTATTCAAATGTATATATGAAAGGTGCTTTAATTGGGATGTGTATCGATATCATTTTAAGAGAAGAAAGTAACGGAACTTATGGCCTAAGGAACTTAATGAAAGACTTATCTAATAAGTATGGAAAAAATAAACCTTTTAAAGACGATGAAATCATTGACGAAATTATTAAAATGACCAATCCTAAAGTAGGTGAATTCTTTGCTACTCATGTACAAGGGGCTACTCCGATAGCGTACTCAAAATATTTTAATAAGGTTGGAGTAAAAAATCAAACTACTACAGAAAACTCAACTTATTTCATTGATAAAAAAGGACGTCCATTTATATCAGTAAACAAAGACAAGAAAATATTCTTTACTAAAAAAACCAACTCTGGATTAACAAATTTAGGGGTAAAAGCAGGAGATATTTTAGAGTCGGTAAATGGAGAAAAAGTATCTTTAGAAAACATCAGACCTATTATTGGTAAAACAATGCAATGGAAAACTGGAGATACTATTAGTTTAGAGGTTACTAGAGATGGAAAAATTTTAAAGTTAGGTGGTAACTATGTGCAACCTACTTCAGAAGCTACAAGTTTAACCATTGACAATGCCGCAAATGAAACTCAAAATAAATTAAGAAATTCTTGGTTAAAAAGTTAA
- a CDS encoding DJ-1/PfpI family protein, whose translation MKKITFLLFVIVLSSCLQKTKTKIEKEDVKKVFPELKPNRFNVAFLIMDGTYNTELTAPFDIFQHTIFRDGIKAMNVFTVADTDAPITTFEGMRILPDFNYVKDSLPKIDILVVPSAEHHLDTDLENEQLIQFVQKVDEEAQFVTSHCDGAFVLAKAGVLNEKVSTTFPSDIDKMRAKFPELDIRKDVLFVHDGKYITSAGGAKSFEAALYLCEFLYGEEITQSLAGGLVINWDLEKVPHLIINKEE comes from the coding sequence ATGAAAAAAATTACGTTTCTTCTATTTGTTATAGTGTTATCTTCTTGTCTTCAAAAAACAAAAACTAAAATTGAAAAAGAGGATGTCAAAAAAGTGTTTCCTGAATTAAAACCTAATCGATTCAATGTTGCTTTTTTAATAATGGACGGAACTTATAATACTGAGTTAACAGCTCCATTTGATATTTTTCAACATACTATTTTTAGAGATGGGATCAAAGCAATGAATGTTTTTACAGTAGCAGATACAGATGCACCAATTACTACCTTCGAAGGAATGAGGATTTTACCAGATTTTAATTATGTTAAAGACTCTTTACCAAAGATTGATATTTTGGTAGTTCCCTCTGCAGAACATCATTTGGATACAGATTTAGAAAATGAGCAATTAATTCAATTTGTACAAAAAGTTGATGAAGAAGCACAATTTGTTACTTCTCATTGTGATGGTGCTTTTGTACTGGCAAAAGCAGGAGTTTTAAATGAAAAAGTTTCTACAACTTTTCCTTCAGATATAGATAAGATGCGTGCTAAATTTCCTGAATTAGATATCAGGAAAGATGTGTTATTTGTGCATGATGGTAAATATATTACTTCAGCAGGAGGAGCAAAATCATTCGAGGCGGCGTTGTACTTATGTGAGTTTTTATATGGGGAGGAAATAACACAGTCTTTAGCCGGAGGTTTGGTGATAAATTGGGATTTGGAAAAAGTACCACATTTAATCATAAATAAAGAAGAGTAA
- a CDS encoding zinc-dependent metalloprotease: MNIKLVTRILSFLFVFVITHNVDAQRKKKKRKNQKTTTTAPASKSKKPKKGEILPYEKVVTKKHTTDDGLFKVHQKEQNYLFEIPNSLLGKEMLMVTRIAKTANGIGFGGGKQNTQVLRWEKKHKKILLRVVSHAVVADSILPVHEAVTNSNFEPILFSFPIKAFSKDSSATVIDATPLFTKDVKAIGFPQFRRKRYKITKLDGTRSYIDRVSSYPKNIEIRHVKTYASNQPPSNRSVGSVSLEISNSMILLPEKPMKRRYFDQRVGWFTSSQTDYGLDVQKSKKVTYLDRWRLEVKEEDIEKFKRGELVEPKKPIVYYIDRATPKKWRKYLKQGIEDWQVAFEAAGFKNAIIAKDPPTKEEDPDWSPEDVRYSVVRYLASPIPNANGPHVSDPRSGEILESDINWYHNVMTLLHNWFFIQTAAINPEARSNEFKDEVMGRLIRFVSAHEVGHTIGLPHNMGSSVAYPVDSLRSASFTKKFGTAPSIMDYARFNYIAQPEDKGVALMPDIGPYDKYAISWGYRPILNVSAKDEKTTLNQWITEKANNPLYRFGHQQARNVIDPSSQTEDLGDNAIKASEYGIKNLKRILPRLEEWTTEKGENYDELNTMYGQLVGQFNRYMGHVSSNIGGVYENYKTADQDGAVYTHVDKNHQRNALRFINEQLFKTPNWLIDKNIYSKTEFSGSGEDISRLQVRTLNRILKTGRMTRMIENETLNGNTAYTLVNMMSDLRKGVWNEIYNNRSIDTYRRNLQRAYLERLDFLLNKAKDQKTISNGGYVKQTGVTINQSDIKPVVRGELKRLKRDIKRSIPSARNTISRYHLQDAVDRIDTILNPK; the protein is encoded by the coding sequence ATGAATATAAAATTAGTCACAAGAATTTTATCTTTTCTTTTTGTTTTTGTCATTACTCATAATGTAGATGCGCAAAGGAAAAAGAAGAAAAGAAAAAATCAAAAAACTACTACTACTGCTCCAGCATCAAAATCAAAAAAACCTAAAAAAGGTGAGATTCTACCTTACGAAAAGGTAGTTACCAAAAAACATACAACAGATGATGGTTTGTTTAAGGTTCATCAAAAAGAACAGAACTATTTATTTGAAATTCCGAATTCTTTGTTAGGCAAAGAAATGTTAATGGTTACAAGGATAGCTAAAACTGCCAATGGAATTGGTTTTGGAGGAGGAAAACAAAACACGCAAGTACTTCGTTGGGAGAAAAAACATAAAAAAATACTATTAAGAGTTGTTTCTCATGCAGTAGTAGCTGACAGTATTTTACCTGTTCATGAGGCTGTTACCAACTCTAATTTTGAACCTATCCTATTTTCTTTTCCTATAAAAGCTTTTAGTAAAGATTCATCTGCAACTGTAATAGACGCTACTCCATTATTTACAAAAGACGTTAAAGCAATTGGATTTCCTCAATTTAGAAGAAAACGTTACAAAATAACAAAGTTAGATGGTACGCGTTCATATATTGATAGAGTAAGTAGCTATCCTAAGAATATTGAAATCAGACACGTAAAAACATATGCTTCTAACCAACCACCATCAAATAGAAGTGTTGGTTCTGTTTCTCTAGAAATTAGTAATTCAATGATTCTTCTTCCAGAAAAGCCTATGAAACGTAGGTATTTTGATCAACGTGTAGGATGGTTTACCAGTTCTCAAACTGATTATGGCTTAGATGTTCAAAAAAGTAAAAAAGTAACCTATTTAGATCGTTGGAGATTAGAGGTTAAAGAAGAAGACATTGAAAAATTTAAACGTGGTGAATTAGTAGAACCTAAAAAACCTATCGTTTATTATATAGATAGAGCAACTCCAAAAAAATGGAGAAAATATTTAAAGCAAGGAATTGAAGATTGGCAAGTTGCTTTTGAAGCTGCTGGGTTTAAAAATGCCATTATTGCAAAAGACCCGCCTACAAAAGAAGAAGACCCTGATTGGTCTCCAGAAGATGTAAGATATTCTGTTGTGAGATACTTAGCTTCTCCAATTCCTAATGCCAACGGGCCACACGTAAGCGATCCTCGTTCTGGTGAAATTTTAGAATCTGATATTAACTGGTATCATAATGTAATGACTTTACTTCATAATTGGTTCTTTATTCAAACAGCCGCTATCAACCCGGAAGCAAGAAGTAACGAATTTAAGGATGAGGTTATGGGACGTTTGATTCGTTTTGTATCAGCCCATGAAGTAGGACATACAATTGGATTACCTCATAATATGGGTAGTTCTGTTGCTTATCCAGTTGATTCACTTCGCTCTGCTTCCTTTACTAAAAAATTTGGTACTGCTCCATCTATTATGGATTATGCTCGATTCAATTATATTGCGCAACCGGAAGACAAAGGGGTTGCTTTGATGCCAGATATTGGTCCGTATGACAAATACGCTATCAGTTGGGGGTATAGACCTATTTTAAATGTTTCGGCGAAGGATGAAAAAACAACTTTAAATCAATGGATTACAGAAAAAGCAAACAATCCTTTGTATCGTTTCGGACATCAACAAGCTCGTAATGTAATTGACCCAAGTTCTCAAACAGAAGATTTAGGAGATAATGCTATTAAAGCAAGTGAATATGGAATTAAAAATTTAAAGCGCATTTTACCTCGTTTAGAAGAATGGACCACTGAAAAAGGTGAAAATTACGATGAATTAAATACCATGTATGGACAACTTGTTGGACAATTTAATAGATACATGGGACATGTAAGTTCTAATATTGGAGGTGTATATGAAAACTATAAAACTGCCGATCAAGATGGAGCTGTTTATACACATGTAGATAAAAATCATCAAAGAAACGCTTTACGTTTTATCAACGAGCAATTATTCAAAACACCTAATTGGTTAATTGATAAAAACATATATAGTAAAACAGAATTCTCTGGTTCAGGAGAAGATATTAGTCGTTTACAAGTAAGAACTTTGAATCGAATTTTAAAAACGGGACGAATGACCCGTATGATTGAAAACGAAACCTTAAATGGTAATACAGCATATACCTTGGTAAATATGATGTCTGATTTACGTAAGGGTGTTTGGAATGAAATATATAATAATCGTTCGATAGACACCTATAGAAGAAATCTACAAAGAGCTTATTTAGAACGTCTTGATTTTTTACTAAATAAAGCGAAAGATCAAAAAACAATTAGCAACGGAGGTTATGTTAAACAAACAGGTGTAACTATAAATCAATCAGATATTAAACCAGTAGTGAGAGGAGAATTAAAACGTTTAAAAAGAGATATTAAACGTAGTATTCCATCGGCAAGAAATACCATTAGCCGCTATCACTTGCAAGATGCAGTTGACAGAATTGATACTATTTTAAATCCGAAATAA
- a CDS encoding CocE/NonD family hydrolase: MKSQLKLLLLSLFIITSCSKKTDANKEEKVDTFVQDNYTKQEVSIEMRDGVKLHTTIYSPKDTSKTYPILLQRTPYSCRPYGEDKFRKKIGPNPILMKEGNIIVYQDVRGRWKSEGVYDNMRAYIPNKTAKQSDETTDTYDTIDWLVNNVNHNNGNVGTWGISYPGHYATVSTIDAHPALKAASPQACIGDFFFDDFHHNGAFLLSYFKVIPLFGTYKDQPTDSAWYSFPDMKTQDQYQFFLDKGPLKNLNEYFQYDKLDTKTAESKNRIDDFFWKEIVEHPNYDSIWKSKGIIQHLNKVPSTVATMVVGGWFDAEDLYGPLETYKNIEKHQPNNYNTLVFGPWDHGGWSRNKVPNKVGNYYFGDSISLNFQKNIETKFFNHFLKEGGSKNSGLPEAHVFDTGKKEWKNYDTWPPKNRKKQTFFLSDNQKLTTAKKSESKINFISDVKNPVPYSEDIKTVFTPRKYMTDDQRFAARRPDVLVFETDVLSEDLTLAGDILANLKVATTGTAGDWIVKVIDVHPHDLKNDNKEMQSHLKLSNYHMMVRSEVMRGRFRNSFSKPEPFVPNKKTAVDIKLQDVFHTVKKGHKLQIQIQSTWFPLIDLNPQTYVDNIYKANEDDFKTQTHSVFTDSSIEFTILE; encoded by the coding sequence ATGAAATCACAATTAAAACTATTACTGTTATCGTTATTTATAATAACGAGTTGCTCCAAAAAGACTGACGCTAATAAAGAAGAAAAAGTAGACACTTTTGTTCAAGATAATTATACTAAACAAGAAGTTAGTATTGAAATGAGAGATGGTGTTAAACTGCACACAACTATTTACTCTCCTAAAGACACCAGTAAAACATACCCTATCTTATTACAACGTACACCTTATAGTTGTAGACCCTATGGAGAAGATAAATTCAGAAAAAAAATTGGCCCAAACCCAATTTTAATGAAAGAAGGGAATATCATTGTATATCAAGATGTACGTGGAAGGTGGAAGAGCGAAGGTGTTTATGACAATATGCGCGCATATATCCCTAATAAAACAGCAAAGCAATCAGATGAAACTACAGACACCTACGACACCATCGATTGGCTTGTAAATAACGTAAACCATAATAATGGTAATGTAGGAACTTGGGGAATTTCTTATCCTGGTCATTATGCTACCGTTTCTACTATTGATGCTCACCCTGCATTAAAAGCTGCATCTCCACAAGCTTGTATTGGAGATTTCTTTTTTGATGATTTCCATCATAATGGAGCATTTTTACTGAGCTATTTTAAAGTTATTCCTCTATTCGGAACTTATAAAGATCAACCTACCGACTCTGCTTGGTATTCTTTTCCTGATATGAAAACACAAGATCAATATCAATTTTTCTTAGATAAAGGACCTTTAAAAAATCTAAACGAATATTTTCAATACGACAAATTAGATACCAAGACTGCAGAAAGTAAAAATCGTATTGATGATTTCTTTTGGAAAGAAATTGTAGAACATCCAAACTACGACTCTATTTGGAAAAGTAAAGGTATTATTCAACACTTAAACAAAGTACCTTCAACAGTTGCTACTATGGTTGTTGGTGGTTGGTTTGATGCTGAAGATTTGTATGGTCCATTAGAAACTTATAAAAATATTGAAAAACATCAACCAAATAATTATAACACATTAGTATTTGGACCATGGGATCATGGTGGATGGTCTAGAAATAAAGTACCTAATAAAGTAGGTAATTATTATTTTGGAGACTCTATTTCTTTAAATTTTCAAAAAAACATCGAAACAAAGTTCTTCAATCATTTCTTAAAAGAAGGAGGCTCTAAAAACTCTGGTTTACCAGAAGCACATGTTTTTGATACTGGAAAAAAAGAATGGAAAAATTATGATACTTGGCCTCCGAAAAACAGAAAAAAACAAACTTTTTTCTTGTCTGATAACCAGAAGTTAACCACAGCAAAAAAATCAGAATCTAAAATAAATTTTATCAGTGATGTAAAAAATCCAGTTCCTTATTCTGAAGATATTAAAACTGTTTTTACTCCACGAAAGTATATGACTGATGACCAACGTTTCGCAGCAAGACGCCCAGATGTTTTAGTTTTTGAAACAGATGTTTTATCAGAAGATTTAACTCTTGCTGGTGATATCTTAGCAAACTTAAAAGTAGCTACTACTGGAACCGCTGGAGATTGGATTGTAAAAGTAATTGACGTTCACCCTCACGATTTAAAAAATGACAATAAAGAGATGCAATCTCACTTAAAATTGAGCAACTATCATATGATGGTTCGTAGTGAGGTAATGCGTGGACGCTTTAGAAATAGTTTTTCTAAACCTGAACCATTTGTTCCAAACAAAAAAACGGCTGTAGACATTAAACTACAGGATGTATTTCATACAGTAAAAAAAGGGCATAAACTTCAAATACAAATACAAAGCACTTGGTTCCCTTTAATTGATTTGAATCCGCAAACTTATGTAGATAATATTTACAAAGCGAATGAAGATGACTTTAAAACGCAAACACATTCTGTCTTTACCGACTCCAGTATAGAATTCACAATCTTAGAATAA
- a CDS encoding DUF3667 domain-containing protein, with translation MNCKNCNEVLENEALFCDHCGAKVIKNRISLRFLLGELFASMGFESIYFLTLKKMIIAPHEVIQEYLEGVRKRYINPFAYLAVGAAVSLIIFNYFSEDYLEIQSSFNKEQIAEVEELANKDLTTIKDISKKDLEKLKAQQGVAKMQLSFLEKWSTFLLKYFNISTFLFLPFYALLSKLTYNKRHNYGEHIVANAYLQGTTMYTMILCFLLSMLVHPRMFGFSMLIVVLYYLYTFAKLYQLSFAKSIVKFLKFILMVVLLSIPLGIILIFGVAIFMFKSNPGLFQPA, from the coding sequence ATGAATTGTAAAAATTGTAATGAAGTACTTGAAAACGAAGCTTTATTTTGTGATCATTGTGGTGCAAAAGTTATAAAAAACAGAATAAGCTTACGTTTTTTACTTGGCGAATTATTTGCTTCAATGGGCTTTGAAAGTATTTATTTTCTTACGCTAAAAAAAATGATAATTGCTCCCCATGAGGTTATCCAAGAATATTTAGAAGGAGTAAGAAAACGCTACATAAACCCATTTGCATATTTAGCTGTAGGGGCCGCAGTTTCATTGATTATTTTCAACTATTTTTCTGAAGATTATTTAGAAATACAATCCTCTTTTAATAAAGAGCAAATTGCTGAGGTAGAAGAATTAGCAAACAAGGATTTAACTACTATAAAAGATATTTCCAAAAAAGATTTAGAAAAACTTAAAGCTCAGCAAGGTGTTGCTAAAATGCAGCTTAGTTTTTTAGAAAAATGGTCTACTTTTTTATTAAAATATTTTAATATTTCAACTTTTTTGTTCCTTCCTTTCTATGCTCTCTTAAGTAAACTAACCTATAACAAACGACATAATTATGGGGAACATATTGTAGCAAATGCATATTTACAAGGTACTACTATGTACACTATGATACTATGTTTCTTATTGAGCATGCTGGTTCATCCAAGAATGTTTGGTTTTAGTATGTTAATTGTTGTACTGTATTACCTTTATACTTTTGCCAAACTTTACCAACTAAGTTTTGCGAAATCAATTGTTAAGTTTTTAAAATTTATACTAATGGTAGTGCTCCTTTCAATACCTCTAGGTATTATTCTAATTTTTGGTGTTGCCATATTTATGTTTAAAAGTAATCCTGGGCTCTTTCAACCAGCTTAA
- the aat gene encoding leucyl/phenylalanyl-tRNA--protein transferase translates to MIWLSNELVFPPLDLATEDGVLALGGDLSVSRLILAYKNGIFPWFNEGEPIVWYAPWERMVLFPDKIKVSKSMKQVLRKKNFVITENKAFEEVIFNCKYIDRQDQYGTWITDDMQKAYLKLHEVGFAKSIEVWQFDTNLNQNILVGGLYGVDLGNGVFCGESMFSNVSNMSKIAFIHLATECNYKLIDCQVYNKHLASLGAYEISRDLFLKYLR, encoded by the coding sequence ATGATTTGGTTAAGCAATGAATTGGTATTCCCTCCATTAGATTTAGCTACAGAAGATGGAGTTTTAGCTTTAGGAGGTGATTTATCTGTATCGCGTTTAATTTTAGCGTATAAAAATGGAATTTTTCCATGGTTTAACGAAGGAGAACCTATTGTATGGTATGCTCCTTGGGAAAGAATGGTTCTTTTTCCTGATAAAATCAAAGTATCAAAATCAATGAAACAAGTACTTCGAAAAAAGAACTTTGTCATTACAGAAAACAAAGCTTTTGAAGAAGTTATATTTAATTGTAAATATATTGATAGGCAAGATCAATATGGAACATGGATAACCGATGATATGCAAAAAGCCTATTTAAAATTGCATGAAGTGGGATTTGCAAAATCTATTGAAGTGTGGCAATTTGATACCAATTTAAATCAAAATATTTTGGTAGGTGGTTTGTATGGAGTTGATTTAGGAAACGGAGTTTTTTGCGGAGAAAGCATGTTTAGCAATGTGAGCAATATGAGTAAAATAGCCTTTATACATTTAGCAACAGAATGCAATTATAAACTAATAGACTGTCAGGTGTACAATAAACATTTAGCTAGTTTGGGTGCTTATGAAATATCTAGAGATCTTTTTTTAAAATATTTACGATGA